The following DNA comes from Shinella zoogloeoides.
GACATCGCGGCGCGGGCATCGCCTCCGGAACCTGCCAGCGCCATCAGTGCGGCCTTTGCCGCGTCCTCGTCGCGAACGACCCCCTGGCCTCGCGCCGTCATTTCCGCAAGACGGATTTTTGCAGTCGCATTGCCGTCCTGCGCCGCTTCCCGATAGTAGCCTGCCGCCTTGGGATAATCGACCGGCACAAGGCGGCCGTCGGAGTAGAAATCGCCCAGCCGCGAAAGCGCGGTCGCACTGCCTCCCGTTGCGGCCTGCCGATAATAGCGTCGGGCGAGTTCGGGATCGATGCCAAGCCCTTCTCCCTTTGCGTAGACGTCCGCCAGCGTCAACGCGGCATCCGTTCTTCCCTGCGCCGCCAGCGCTTCCAGTTCGACACGCGCAGCGTTCGCGTCCTGGGATACGCCTTGCCCGAGCGCTTTCATTTCGGCCTGCCGCACCTTTGCCGCCCCCTCGCCGAGCACTGCCGCGCGGCCATAGGCGGCAAACGCCATTTCCGGATCGGGCGAGCCGAAGGCACCTTCGATGTAGAGATCACCGAGCATCATGGCGGCATGGGCATCGCCTCCCGCTCCAGCCAGCTCGTCCAACGCGGCCTTCCCGGCATCCGCATCGCGCGCTGCCCCCTGCCCCCGTACCGTCATCTCGGCAAGTCGGATTTTAGCGGCAGGATTGCCCTTATCCGCGGCCGCACGGTAATATTCCACCGCATGTGCATAATCGGTCGGCACGAGCCTGCCGTCAGAATAGAGGTCTCCGAGCCGTACGAGGGCCGTCATGCTTCCGGTCGTCGCGGCCTGCCAGTAATAGGCCCGCGCCCGTTCCGGGTCTGCACTTCCCGCATCTCCCTTCGCATAGAAATCTGCCAGCGCCAGCGCCGCATCGCCCGAGCCTGCAGCGGAAAGTGTCTCCAACTCGCTCCGCCCCGCATCGACGTCCCTTGATACGCCCTGCCCGAGCATTCGCAACTCGGCCCGCCGCACCTTGCCCGCAATGTCGCCGAGGGATGCCGCGCGATCGTAATAGGCAAAGGCCATCTCCGGATTGGCACCCCCGAGCGCGCCTTCCGCGTAAAGGCCAGCGAGAGCCGTCGCAGCCGATGCGTTTTTCTCGATGCCTGCCAGTACATTGAGAGTGGCCTTTGCGGCGCCTGCGTCACGCGCGGTCCCCTGTCCGCGCGCCGTCATCTCGGCAAGCCGAATCTTCGCGGAAGCGTTTCCCGTCCGCGCGCCGTCGCGGTAATAGCCGATCGCCCGGCCATAGTCGGCCGGAACCAGGCGACCGTCGGAATAGAAGTCCCCAAGACGCGTGAGCGCCGTGGTGCTTCCTTCTTCGGCGGCCTGTCGGTAGCGGTCCAGCGCACGCGCCGGCTCGACAGGCGTTCCCTCACCCGCCGCATAAATGTCGCCCAACGCAAGAGAGGCACCGCTTTCGCCATCCGCAGCAAGAGCCTCCAACTCGGCGAAGGCGGCCGGGCCATCCCGGGCCATGCCCTGGCCGGCCGCTTTCATTTCTGCCAGCCGCACCTTCGCGGCCACATTGTCCTGATCCGCCGCCCGACGATAGAAGCCCGCCGCCAGAGTGGGCTCGGAAGCATGTGCTTCCCCCAGCCGCACGAGCGCCGTCGTACTGCCCTGCCTTGCGGCGTCCTGATAATATTTCAGGGAGAGCGCCGGATCGGATGCGACAACCCGCCCGTCCCGATAATAATCGCCAAGCAGGAGGGAGGCGGTTGCCTCTCCTTCGGCCGACAACTCTCTCAACGCTTTCAGCGCGCTTTCGGCATCACGAACCATTCCGCGCCCACGCACCTGCATTTCCGCAAGCTGCACGCGGGCAACGGCGCTGCCCTGCTTGACGGCGCGACGGTAGTGGCCGATTGCCTTCGCATAATCCGCCGCCACCGCCAGACCGGACGAATAGAAATCGCCCAGTTGCAGCTCCGCATCGCGCGATCCGGAACGGGCGGCTTTTTCCAGGGCCGCGAGGGCGATGTCCGCCTGTACCGGCACCCGCCCGCTGAGGCAGAGTTCAGCGAGGGCATCGAGTGTGCGCAGGTCGCTGGTCGCCACCAAAGCGCGCAAGGCAGACAGCCCGGCTGCGAGATTGCGTTCGGTTCCCTCGCCGCGGATCGTCATTTCGGCGGCGCGCAACTGGCCTTCGGGATCGCCGTTGCGAGCCGCCGCCTGATAAGCGGCAAAGGCCTTCGCTTCGTCCCGCTCCACTATTTGCCCACGCCTGTAGAGATTGCCGAGCCCGACAAGGGCGCCATGCTCTCCATAGGCGGCGGCTCGTTCATAGAGCCGGCGCGCAAGGTCGCCATCCGGTTTTTCGTCTGTCGCGACCGGCTCGGGGCGAGGCTCGGAGACGGCGAGGATCGCATCCGGGCCTGCGCTGTCCAGCATGCGGTCGTAGTCGCCTAAAAGCTTCTCGACGCCGGCCGTATCGACCTGACGTGCGGCATAGAGATCCGCAAGCTGCAGCAGCGTGCGTCCAAGTGCCGGCTGGAAAGCCGGTTCGGCCGTTTCCGCCGCGAAGGCAAATCTCGCCACGGCCCAGAAAAGGGCGGCTGCAAGCCCCAAGCGCAGCCCCTTTCCCATCACGGCCTCCCCGAACGCTCATGCGGCCCATCCGGCAGGAGCGTGCGGCCCCAGGCCCGTATGCGCCGCGCCGCCCGCCAGCCGGTCGCGACAAGCCTGTCGGAAGGCGGTGAGACGGGGAGCTCGCCACCCTCGATCAGGTCGATCAGCCTTTCCGGTGTCAGATCGCTCGTCACGATGATGCGGGAGAGCGCAAAGAGATTTTCCGTACTGCTGCTCAGCGCATGACGTACGCGGCAAGCGGCAAGATAGCCGATTTCCTCCGCAAGCCGTCGTGTCACCGGCGCGGCGTAGCCGTGCGGATAGGCAAAGCTCTTCACTGCCCGGCCGAGCCCGTCCTCGAGGGCATGCTTGCTGTCCGCCATCTCGCGGCGCGCGCGGGCACGGCTTAACGTATCCAGTTCCGGGTGGCTGACCGTATGCGCCCCGATTTCGACGCCCGCCTCCTGAAGGTCACGGAGCACCCTCCAGTCCAGCATGGGCCGGGCGCCCTCGCCCAGCGGCGCAAGCCAGCGAGCGGTCGCCCCGACGAGACCGGAGACGACGAAGAGGGTCGCGGGAAAGCCGCGCGCCGTGAGAACAGGCATGGCGCCTTCGGCAAAATCCGCAAGGCCGTCATCGAAGGTGATGACACAACTCCGCTGCGGCAGGGAAAGACCGCCACGCCGTCTCATCGCGAGTTCCTGCACCGTCATCGGACGATAACCCCTCGCAGAGAGAGCCCGAAGCTGGCCGTCGAATTCGCGCGGGGTCACCAGCCAGCGGCGATAGGCCGGTGCGCAGTCCGTCGCGACGCTATGATAGACCAATATGGGAACCGGTCGCATGTCACGCCTTCCTCTCCACCGCCCGGCCGCTTGCAAGCGCCCGCAGATAACCCGGCACACCGGCAAGGATGCCGAGCCGCTCCATCCAGACGAGCCGGCGGGGATAATCGGGCGGCAGGCGGTTCGTCTTTTCCGAGGTCGGCCCGACCATATGGCGTAGCCCGGCAGGGAAGGCAGCCATCAATCGCAGCGCCCGGCGCGGTTCGTCCAGGACGATTTTCGTGAGATAGGCGCCCAGCCCCATGCCGTAGCAATAGGCCTGTCGGCGCATGCCCTCCTCGCCGCGGCGATGATAATGCCAGACGATACCCTGGGGCTGGTAGACAAGACGAAAACCGGCACTGACGACAGAGAAGAAGGCGGCAAGATCGTCGCCGCCGCGCGCCAGCGTACCTGCCCCGAGCGCATCGTCGAAACCGCCGATGGCCCGTAGCGCATTCGCGCGGAAACCCATGTTCGCACCCGAACCGAACTGGCCGGCGGTGAAGGGAAAGAGCACGCCGTCGGGCCGGTTTGCATCGAGATCGTAGACACGGCGCTGCAACCCTTTGCCGAAACCGCCGTGGCGCTCGGTCCAGAACTGTGCGCGGGTCTCCAGTTCGGCCGGCAGAATGAGGCCCGTCACGCAGCCGACCGCCTCGTCCTCCTCCATCGGCGCCGCCATGGCGGCCAACCAGTGCCGGTCGAGGACCACGTCATCGTCCGTGAAGAGCACGATATCCGCCGTGACATGCCGCATGCCGGCATTGTGGGCACGGCCAAGCCCTGCCACGGGCTCGAGCACGTAGCGGACCCGGTCGCTCCAGCGTGCCGCGAGCATCCGCGCGGTGGCGGCGGAAACTGGCGCATTGTCGACGACAATCACCTCGTCCGGCACCCGCGTCTGGTCGAAAAGCGACACGAGACACCGTTCGAGGCTCTCCGCGCGTTCGCGGGTCGCAATCACCACCGATACCCGCTCCCTCGGGCCTTGCGAGGGCTCCCCGGCGCTCGGCAAGGGATGCACGGAACCCATCGCCTCCAGCAGATCCGACGCTTCGATCACCGGCCCCGGATGTTCCATTTCGAGAATTGCGAGCGGCCGCACGCCGCAGCGCAAGAGGCAGAATATCCCGCCATAGGGGACGTTTCCCGGCCGCCTGAGGTCGATTGCCGGAAGCGGACGCTCAACATCGACGCTGACGATTTTTACCGGATGGAACATGTCGGCTTTCATATCCGTCCTCCCGCCGGGAAAAGACCGGCCAGGGAAAACCGCGCCGAAAGATAGCCGGCCGCCGTGAAACCCAGCCCTGCCACGATGCCGGCTGCCCGCAAGAGGCCGGACGGATCGCGCCGGATCACCGTATCGGCAAGGCCGCGTGCAAAGCCGCCCGGCAAGGTGCGGGTCACATAGGCGCCTTCCGCCGCAAGGCCGTCTCGCGCGCCGACACTCGCCGCCACCGCCCTCTTCGAGCGGCCCTCGGCAAGGCATCGCCGGCGAAAATAGCCCCAGCGAGCCCGAACGCCAGCCACCTGATGACGCACGATCGCCTCGGGATCGTAAAGGATCACACCATCGGGGAACGTCTGCCGTGCGCGGATGCTGAGTTCCGTCTCCTCGCAGCCGGCAGCATCCTGCCCGGTGCGGCCGATGCCTTCGCGAAATTCGCCAACGGCATCGAAAACCATCCGGCGGAAGGACATGTTACAGCCGATCGGGTTCCGGATGGGATGCAGCCCCTCGGGCAGCCCCCGGTAACTGCACCCCACGACCCATTGGAACTCTTCGGGGAACCAGCGGGGGCGCCCTTCTTCCCAGAGCGGGACGACCTTTCCGCCGACACCGAGCACCGCCGGATCGTCGTAATGGCGCTCCATGCGGCCGAGCCAATCGGGCTCCGCCAGGGCATCATCGTCGAGAAAGGCGACGAGCTCCTGCCCTGCCGCGGCCCGAATGCCGGTGTTGCGGGCGCCCGAAAGCCCCCGCGCCGCGGCATTGGCAATGACCTCGGCCGCCGGGAAGGCGGCCCGAGTTTCTTCCAGCAGCCTTTCATTGTGGTCGATGACCACAATCATCCGGTCCGGTCGTCGTGTCTGACTGAGGACGGAGCGGATGGCGCCGGCGAGCTGCACACGGCGCTCGTCGGCATAGGCGCAAATGACGACAGCGATCGAGCCCATGGCCGGTCATCCCGTCAGAGAAGACCGGTTCCTGAGAGGGACGGCCACCGGCGCAGGGCGGGCCAATCCCAGGCGGGCAATGGTCTTGAGCACCCGCCAGCCATCGGGGAAGGTGCGCAGATTGCTGACCCCGTGGACGCGCGGATATTCGCGGCTGGGCAGCTCGGCAACGGCCAGCCCCGCCTGAAGCGCGCGAATGTTCATGTGCGTCTCGATCTCGAAACCGGTGGCGCCTTCCACCCGCAGATGAGGCAACACGTCACGCCAGAAGGCGTTGTAGCCGTAGCAAAGATCGCTGAACCGGCCACCGAAGCGAAGGCGTACCAGTTGCAGGAGGCCCCAGTTGCCGATCCGGCGATACCATTCCATGTCGCGGGTGTCGCCCCCTTGCAGGAAGCGCGATCCCTTGACGAAATCCGCCCCCGCGAGAAGCGCGCCGACAAAGCCCGCCATTTCGGCGGGATCGGCCGAGCCATCGGCGTCGAGCGTGATGAGGATGTCTCCCCGTGCCGCTGCGAAGCCGGCGGCCAGCGCCGCGCCCTTGCCCAGGCGGGGTTGCTCGATCACGACGATGCCCGGCATCAGCCCGAGCGCCACATCGATGGTGCCGTCGGCGGAATTGCCGTCGACAAGAATGACTTCATCGACCCAGCCCGGGATGCGGGGAAGGACATGGGGGAGGTTTTTGGCCTCGTTGACGGTCGGCACGATAACGCTGACGCGAGGCACTGATATGGCGCCGAGCGGCTTTGCCGGGCGCACTGATCTTCTCAAAGCGGAATGGACCGGATCACTCATGGGACTCCAAGCTCCTATCCGAACCGGACAAAGAAAGGGCGCACCTTTCCATCGCCTAGCTCGACACTGGAAGTGAATGGTTTGAATTTTCCGCTGTATGACGCTTTTATTACAGAATTCACATATTGTAAACTATTCCTTTCTTGCGCATGAAAGGGGCGTATCTTCCGATGGGAAAGAGAGCCAGTATGGGTTCCCTTTCCGGATATCCGCGAGGTTCGCTTGCAGCCGAAACACCGCACCGCAAAGCGCCCGTCCGCCGATGAGCAGGTGAAGACGTGGATGAGCCTGATGGCAGAATGGGACGCGCTTTCCAGGGAGCTGGAAGCCGCGCGAACGGTCAAGATCGGCCGCGCCGAAGCGGCTGTTCTCGCCCGCATGCAGACGGTGAAGGAGCGGATCGATGCCTTTCTCGGAAGAGCCGCCCAAGAACGCCGCCCCGTAAAGGGGCCCATCGTCATGGGAACGTTCACCCCGTCCTCAGGAGAGGAAATCGACTAGCCGCGGAACGACGGTGACCGCGAATGTCAGAGCGCAGGCCCCTGCCACCCAGACCAGCGGCCGCAGGCGTTTACGGGAGACGCCGGCCTGCCCGGCCAGTTGCGTTGCGGCCAATGCGGCAAGGGCGGCAAGACCACTGACCAGCGCCGGCCATCCCGTATTCGCCAGCACCGAGAGATCGGGAGGCGCCTCGTGCACCCGGACATCCATGCCGAGCCCGCCACCGCCATCATCCTTGAGGTCGATCGAAAAATCCGACACGGTCTTCAACGCCGAAAGATTGAGACGCAGCTTTTCGAAAAGTGCCCGCTCATAGCGATCGCCGGGACGGAACGGCACGGCACGGCGAATATCCGCATCGTTCAGCCTGCGCAGCCCCCTGAAAACCACCTCGCCGAAGTGAAGTCGCGGTCCCGTATCCAGGTCGAGGACCGCAGCAGCCACTCCATCCGCGCCCCGTGTCCAGGTCAGTTCCCGCTGGCGAACCAAAGGAAAATCCTGTCGGCCAATCCGCTCGATGATGCGCCGGATGAGGGTTTCGGACGCTTCCGCCGTCGCCGCACGCCCGACGAAATCCCGCACCGTTTCCGCCAGATCGCTGACGATCTCGGGGCCGAAATCCGATCGGCGCACGCCCTTCAGTTCGATGGAGCCGACCGAATAGAGTCTTCCGGGAAGGGGCTTGAGGACGACCTGTCCGTCCTCATGTGCGGCGTTGATATCCGCGTCGAGATAGCCGAGATTCACCATGAGTATCCGCAGCCGCGCCATTTCGAGCCGCACGGCCTCGTCTTCCTCAGCGGGCGAGGCCACACTCTCGAGAACGGTCGGCAACTGAAAAGCGAGATGGAGCGCCGTGGCGACACCGGGCGCCGTTAGCCCCTCGGTTTCCAGCCGCGCGGATGCGCCTGCCGCCGGCAGGCTAGACACTGCCCAGAAAGTAACGGCCACCATCAAAGCTTTGGATTTCACGAAAGGATCGGACATTTCCGGCCTCCGGGACCAACTCACAGCCAGTAAAACATAAATTCAGAGAAATGCACCCCGGGAACGGGTTAGCCCATTTATTTTATTCTTGGTTCGTCTTATGATCGCGCCGCTCATCGTGCCTGACCCAACCAGATTGTTGGAGAAGTTGCATGATCCCCATCACAACAGTGCCGTGCTCAGGTTACACCGTCGAACCCGCTCCCATCTCGGACTCCAGCGAGCCGATCT
Coding sequences within:
- a CDS encoding tetratricopeptide repeat protein, whose translation is MGKGLRLGLAAALFWAVARFAFAAETAEPAFQPALGRTLLQLADLYAARQVDTAGVEKLLGDYDRMLDSAGPDAILAVSEPRPEPVATDEKPDGDLARRLYERAAAYGEHGALVGLGNLYRRGQIVERDEAKAFAAYQAAARNGDPEGQLRAAEMTIRGEGTERNLAAGLSALRALVATSDLRTLDALAELCLSGRVPVQADIALAALEKAARSGSRDAELQLGDFYSSGLAVAADYAKAIGHYRRAVKQGSAVARVQLAEMQVRGRGMVRDAESALKALRELSAEGEATASLLLGDYYRDGRVVASDPALSLKYYQDAARQGSTTALVRLGEAHASEPTLAAGFYRRAADQDNVAAKVRLAEMKAAGQGMARDGPAAFAELEALAADGESGASLALGDIYAAGEGTPVEPARALDRYRQAAEEGSTTALTRLGDFYSDGRLVPADYGRAIGYYRDGARTGNASAKIRLAEMTARGQGTARDAGAAKATLNVLAGIEKNASAATALAGLYAEGALGGANPEMAFAYYDRAASLGDIAGKVRRAELRMLGQGVSRDVDAGRSELETLSAAGSGDAALALADFYAKGDAGSADPERARAYYWQAATTGSMTALVRLGDLYSDGRLVPTDYAHAVEYYRAAADKGNPAAKIRLAEMTVRGQGAARDADAGKAALDELAGAGGDAHAAMMLGDLYIEGAFGSPDPEMAFAAYGRAAVLGEGAAKVRQAEMKALGQGVSQDANAARVELEALAAQGRTDAALTLADVYAKGEGLGIDPELARRYYRQAATGGSATALSRLGDFYSDGRLVPVDYPKAAGYYREAAQDGNATAKIRLAEMTARGQGVVRDEDAAKAALMALAGSGGDARAAMSLGDLYTQGALGPGNETQAFAAYARAATLGNAAAKVRQAEMKVAGQGVAQDVKAGLAELSALAGQGTADASLALGDIYAKGEGVPVDIASARSHYQQAAADGSTTALLRLGDSYRPQKPEEAFASYRAAAEAGNLQARLRVAEMTIRGEGTQRDPQAGLAALRTLAKADNPAVLEELAGVGLSGRIPLQTTLALSALGRASALGSVDAHVQLGNLYADGMAVKADPALALTHYREAAGRGSEEAQIRLAQMMAAGQGTPRNLTKAQAALKALGSADALLALGDMFGRIEAAPLDPALALKYYRAAAADGSVSARLRLAQGYADGRFGRRNFKEAEAHYRAAVETGNRGAVLALGRFQASRPSARAASAGFARLRDAMEARIAGAPSVLAEALFYGRGRQQSSKSAMSVLRQAMADRDAAATLDLIAAYRDGKRDGRTLLVRKDIAKAKTILLASQDMLSEPEKDIEGFLIDAATARHSAFAKLNTRFNALTQPEKRQIVSALPKTNGNLFIYIVKARLREKGIRVRQFDGRLDRQTQAALMRECRAFLPARQCRRGPFFPSVVEAVAQMF
- a CDS encoding polysaccharide deacetylase family protein, with protein sequence MRPVPILVYHSVATDCAPAYRRWLVTPREFDGQLRALSARGYRPMTVQELAMRRRGGLSLPQRSCVITFDDGLADFAEGAMPVLTARGFPATLFVVSGLVGATARWLAPLGEGARPMLDWRVLRDLQEAGVEIGAHTVSHPELDTLSRARARREMADSKHALEDGLGRAVKSFAYPHGYAAPVTRRLAEEIGYLAACRVRHALSSSTENLFALSRIIVTSDLTPERLIDLIEGGELPVSPPSDRLVATGWRAARRIRAWGRTLLPDGPHERSGRP
- a CDS encoding glycosyltransferase family 2 protein, whose product is MKADMFHPVKIVSVDVERPLPAIDLRRPGNVPYGGIFCLLRCGVRPLAILEMEHPGPVIEASDLLEAMGSVHPLPSAGEPSQGPRERVSVVIATRERAESLERCLVSLFDQTRVPDEVIVVDNAPVSAATARMLAARWSDRVRYVLEPVAGLGRAHNAGMRHVTADIVLFTDDDVVLDRHWLAAMAAPMEEDEAVGCVTGLILPAELETRAQFWTERHGGFGKGLQRRVYDLDANRPDGVLFPFTAGQFGSGANMGFRANALRAIGGFDDALGAGTLARGGDDLAAFFSVVSAGFRLVYQPQGIVWHYHRRGEEGMRRQAYCYGMGLGAYLTKIVLDEPRRALRLMAAFPAGLRHMVGPTSEKTNRLPPDYPRRLVWMERLGILAGVPGYLRALASGRAVERKA
- a CDS encoding glycosyltransferase family 2 protein, translating into MGSIAVVICAYADERRVQLAGAIRSVLSQTRRPDRMIVVIDHNERLLEETRAAFPAAEVIANAAARGLSGARNTGIRAAAGQELVAFLDDDALAEPDWLGRMERHYDDPAVLGVGGKVVPLWEEGRPRWFPEEFQWVVGCSYRGLPEGLHPIRNPIGCNMSFRRMVFDAVGEFREGIGRTGQDAAGCEETELSIRARQTFPDGVILYDPEAIVRHQVAGVRARWGYFRRRCLAEGRSKRAVAASVGARDGLAAEGAYVTRTLPGGFARGLADTVIRRDPSGLLRAAGIVAGLGFTAAGYLSARFSLAGLFPAGGRI
- a CDS encoding glycosyltransferase family 2 protein — translated: MSDPVHSALRRSVRPAKPLGAISVPRVSVIVPTVNEAKNLPHVLPRIPGWVDEVILVDGNSADGTIDVALGLMPGIVVIEQPRLGKGAALAAGFAAARGDILITLDADGSADPAEMAGFVGALLAGADFVKGSRFLQGGDTRDMEWYRRIGNWGLLQLVRLRFGGRFSDLCYGYNAFWRDVLPHLRVEGATGFEIETHMNIRALQAGLAVAELPSREYPRVHGVSNLRTFPDGWRVLKTIARLGLARPAPVAVPLRNRSSLTG
- a CDS encoding POTRA domain-containing protein, with the translated sequence MSDPFVKSKALMVAVTFWAVSSLPAAGASARLETEGLTAPGVATALHLAFQLPTVLESVASPAEEDEAVRLEMARLRILMVNLGYLDADINAAHEDGQVVLKPLPGRLYSVGSIELKGVRRSDFGPEIVSDLAETVRDFVGRAATAEASETLIRRIIERIGRQDFPLVRQRELTWTRGADGVAAAVLDLDTGPRLHFGEVVFRGLRRLNDADIRRAVPFRPGDRYERALFEKLRLNLSALKTVSDFSIDLKDDGGGGLGMDVRVHEAPPDLSVLANTGWPALVSGLAALAALAATQLAGQAGVSRKRLRPLVWVAGACALTFAVTVVPRLVDFLS